In the genome of [Mycoplasma] phocae, one region contains:
- a CDS encoding YitT family protein yields the protein MKTQEITSQQQMVTKQTKKRIKDPNKKPIFDPNSLNPYNLNFFNIWVKFPKKMVMIFISAILYNVGISTFLAKAATVATGFSALVQSLTYTVTATAPYFAYIYLAINLPIIIIFWKKNSRLFTLLTVYWLIWQVAFQSFLLIPVISNFFDKISIYYVNWYSPKNENSVNSFRTLIPWNVYGNYFLKLKDFQAVDLSSIKEGGTITINSVVYTYNDIQNIKTFIDTIQKTGYSNPTWPIIIYTVIGGICAGSAGGIAWKNSASTAGSDFIIYYISRKKKKSVGHVSVIVSLCFASFSIILISLLELTGAISAQNSKPTNNAAILLRAICTVGYVFLYNYFIELIYPKYKKIKMEIYTKKPDVIIAHFKAINYWHGYNIARMVSGYTNTETVKIETFALYLEQNMIRQEVLKADPDAWITTTKIHNIFGKLNTSKIE from the coding sequence ATGAAAACACAAGAAATTACATCACAACAACAAATGGTAACCAAACAAACCAAAAAAAGAATCAAGGATCCAAATAAAAAACCTATTTTTGATCCTAATTCTCTTAATCCATACAATTTAAATTTTTTCAATATTTGGGTTAAATTCCCTAAGAAAATGGTCATGATTTTTATCTCGGCCATTCTCTATAACGTCGGGATTTCGACATTTTTGGCAAAAGCAGCAACAGTTGCAACAGGATTTTCAGCTTTGGTTCAATCATTAACATATACCGTTACAGCAACTGCTCCGTACTTTGCTTATATTTATCTCGCGATTAACCTTCCAATTATTATTATCTTTTGGAAAAAAAATTCGCGTTTATTCACTCTACTAACAGTTTATTGATTAATTTGGCAAGTAGCATTTCAATCATTTTTACTAATACCAGTTATTTCTAATTTCTTTGATAAAATTTCAATTTATTATGTTAACTGATATTCACCTAAAAATGAAAATTCAGTTAATTCATTTAGAACCCTGATTCCATGAAATGTTTACGGAAATTACTTTCTAAAATTAAAAGATTTTCAAGCCGTGGATCTTTCAAGTATAAAAGAAGGTGGAACTATTACTATTAATAGTGTCGTTTATACTTACAATGATATTCAAAATATTAAAACATTTATTGATACCATTCAAAAAACCGGTTATTCAAATCCAACTTGACCAATCATTATCTACACTGTTATTGGTGGTATATGTGCGGGTTCAGCTGGTGGAATTGCTTGAAAAAATTCTGCTTCAACCGCTGGTAGTGATTTTATAATCTACTATATTTCAAGAAAAAAGAAAAAGAGTGTTGGCCACGTTTCGGTTATTGTATCCTTATGTTTTGCTAGCTTCTCAATTATTTTGATTTCACTTCTTGAACTAACTGGAGCAATTTCAGCTCAAAATTCTAAACCAACGAATAATGCTGCAATTTTACTAAGAGCAATATGTACAGTTGGCTATGTCTTCTTATATAACTACTTTATTGAACTTATCTATCCAAAATATAAAAAGATCAAAATGGAAATTTATACTAAGAAACCAGATGTGATTATTGCCCATTTTAAAGCAATTAACTACTGACATGGATATAACATTGCTAGAATGGTTTCAGGATATACTAATACCGAAACTGTTAAAATTGAAACATTTGCTTTATATCTAGAACAAAATATGATTCGCCAAGAAGTCTTAAAAGCCGATCCTGACGCATGAATTACCACAACCAAAATTCATAATATTTTTGGAAAACTTAATACTTCAAAAATCGAATAA
- a CDS encoding RpiB/LacA/LacB family sugar-phosphate isomerase — protein MIVKITSDHAGYSAKEELAKRLEAEGYTVELRGATSADIPVSYSDMGIDFAKEIVKDNDPNIKYVAFCGSGVGISIALNRFKKIRCARVTNTEEAKLSKLHNNANVLCMGGRLLDAEQVEAMFHEWEKTEFEGNRHIPRVNKLDEVGQEVK, from the coding sequence ATGATAGTAAAAATTACAAGTGATCATGCCGGTTATTCAGCTAAAGAAGAATTAGCAAAAAGATTAGAAGCTGAAGGATACACAGTTGAATTACGTGGAGCAACTTCAGCTGATATCCCAGTATCATATTCGGATATGGGAATTGATTTTGCAAAAGAAATTGTTAAGGATAATGACCCAAATATTAAATATGTTGCATTTTGTGGTTCAGGAGTCGGCATTAGTATTGCTTTAAACCGTTTTAAAAAGATAAGATGTGCGAGAGTAACAAATACTGAAGAAGCTAAATTATCAAAATTACATAATAATGCTAATGTCCTATGTATGGGCGGAAGGCTATTAGATGCCGAACAAGTTGAAGCAATGTTTCACGAATGAGAAAAAACCGAATTCGAAGGTAACCGTCATATCCCTAGAGTGAATAAACTTGATGAAGTTGGTCAAGAAGTTAAATAG
- a CDS encoding L-threonylcarbamoyladenylate synthase — MFNKFNKLFISTTDTVLGIGGAVEDDVKNLIYEIKGRDRNKKLIILVGSIQQARSFWQWNNEAEKLAEKFWPGPTTLVVNDQGFRMPNQKKLLAYLQANGPVYMSSCNLSDAPVCQNIKEAKIVFPQIKHFYNFGKMTQQPSQIISVETKKILRK; from the coding sequence GTGTTTAATAAATTTAATAAACTATTTATTTCAACTACTGACACAGTACTAGGAATTGGAGGAGCAGTTGAAGATGATGTTAAGAATTTAATTTATGAAATTAAAGGAAGAGATCGAAATAAAAAATTGATAATTTTAGTGGGTTCGATTCAACAAGCGCGAAGCTTTTGACAATGAAATAATGAAGCAGAAAAATTAGCAGAAAAATTTTGACCAGGACCAACAACCTTAGTGGTAAATGATCAAGGATTTAGAATGCCAAATCAAAAAAAATTATTAGCATATTTACAAGCTAATGGCCCAGTTTATATGTCAAGCTGTAATTTATCTGATGCGCCGGTTTGTCAAAATATCAAAGAAGCTAAAATAGTTTTTCCACAAATTAAACATTTTTATAATTTCGGGAAAATGACACAACAACCAAGCCAAATAATTAGTGTTGAAACAAAAAAAATATTGCGAAAATAA
- a CDS encoding YitT family protein: MKKNPKMLSFEERAALYAKKKALAQEHKEQLNPLKINIMNIWKRYPKKVLWMLVSAFLYNVEIAVFLKKAATIASGTSSLSQIITFLAPSTEQFYGLFYVLVNLPLMIFFWWKNPRMFMVLTYYWMLFQVGIQLIFIDYGGASPIVKFINEGLSIYNPNGKGSYWDPYGEIGDNITGKVWNKETWPVIVYASLGGVCEGFASVIAWTQKGSIGGTSVISNYIASKTKKPIGNTFLIVALCFSSFSTIVVGSLESVGYIKGHPWRPEQFIVRIMGTFIYLFLLTFIVNKFYPKYKKVKIDIHTKKPEIVAEAFKKFGYIHAFNIFYGVGGYSHTEFGKIETVALYLERDTIINEVKRVDKNAWITISNIHGLVGEFDTSYVD, encoded by the coding sequence ATGAAAAAAAATCCAAAAATGCTTTCATTTGAAGAGAGGGCAGCCCTTTATGCTAAAAAGAAAGCTTTAGCTCAAGAACATAAGGAGCAACTTAATCCTTTAAAAATTAATATTATGAATATTTGGAAGCGTTATCCTAAAAAAGTTTTATGAATGCTTGTGAGTGCTTTTCTTTATAATGTGGAAATTGCAGTTTTTTTAAAAAAAGCAGCAACTATTGCTAGTGGAACATCTTCACTTTCACAAATTATAACTTTCCTTGCTCCTAGCACTGAGCAATTCTATGGACTTTTCTATGTATTAGTTAATCTACCACTTATGATTTTCTTTTGATGAAAAAATCCACGGATGTTTATGGTGCTAACATATTATTGAATGTTGTTCCAAGTCGGAATTCAATTAATTTTTATTGACTATGGTGGCGCTAGTCCAATTGTCAAATTTATTAATGAAGGTCTCTCAATTTATAATCCAAATGGTAAAGGAAGCTATTGAGATCCATATGGAGAAATTGGAGATAATATTACTGGCAAAGTGTGAAATAAAGAAACATGACCAGTAATTGTCTACGCTTCATTAGGAGGGGTATGCGAAGGATTTGCCTCAGTTATTGCTTGAACTCAAAAAGGTTCAATTGGAGGAACTTCTGTTATCTCAAACTATATAGCTTCAAAAACTAAAAAGCCAATTGGTAATACATTTTTAATCGTAGCTTTATGTTTCTCTTCATTTTCAACAATTGTTGTTGGGTCACTTGAATCAGTTGGTTACATTAAAGGTCACCCATGAAGACCAGAGCAATTTATTGTTCGTATTATGGGGACATTTATCTATTTATTCCTTTTAACTTTCATTGTTAACAAATTCTATCCTAAATACAAAAAAGTTAAAATTGATATTCATACCAAAAAACCAGAAATTGTTGCTGAAGCATTCAAAAAATTTGGATACATTCATGCCTTTAATATTTTCTACGGTGTTGGTGGTTATAGTCACACGGAATTTGGAAAAATCGAAACTGTTGCACTATATTTAGAACGTGATACGATCATTAATGAAGTTAAACGTGTGGATAAAAATGCGTGAATTACGATTTCTAATATTCATGGTTTAGTCGGTGAATTTGATACTTCATATGTTGACTAA
- a CDS encoding DNA mismatch repair protein MutS, with the protein MNFNFDELEVDLHGCDSIEATAIVLNALKELEEDEYHNTYTFIAGNGSGAIKFIVEDILEKEGYRYIYLNKNKSIIKAFKK; encoded by the coding sequence ATGAATTTTAATTTTGATGAGTTAGAAGTTGATTTACATGGTTGTGATTCTATAGAAGCAACAGCAATAGTCTTGAATGCCTTAAAAGAATTAGAGGAAGATGAATATCACAACACATATACTTTCATTGCCGGAAACGGCAGTGGGGCAATAAAATTTATAGTTGAAGATATCTTAGAAAAAGAAGGTTATCGCTATATCTATTTAAATAAAAATAAATCAATTATTAAAGCATTTAAAAAATAG
- the mutM gene encoding DNA-formamidopyrimidine glycosylase, giving the protein MPELPEVKVVCQALRENIINKKISEVLIFKPKLFKEYDSHIFAKNLKNKMILDIENIGKHIIIKLSDNLILLSHLRMEGKYRFYQKNQESHDSNLIMKIYFDSGESLHYVDSRMFGTFHLRNYENYRKILPLSKVAMEPSKNLASEVFKKIHHSSTPIKTKLLDQSIVAGIGNIYVDEALFKSKIHPTTPSSHLTVEQIANILENARTIMDESFRKGGTTLFSYESLNKQIGEYQNFLRIHNDKIKKCLECGNATEKIKVNQRGTYSCPNCQKVY; this is encoded by the coding sequence ATGCCAGAATTACCAGAAGTTAAGGTCGTATGTCAAGCCTTAAGAGAAAATATTATCAATAAAAAAATTAGTGAAGTCCTTATTTTTAAGCCTAAATTATTTAAAGAATATGATTCACATATCTTTGCTAAAAATTTAAAAAATAAAATGATTTTAGATATCGAAAATATTGGAAAACATATTATTATTAAACTAAGTGATAATTTGATTTTATTATCACATCTTAGAATGGAAGGAAAATATCGTTTCTATCAAAAAAATCAAGAGTCTCATGATTCAAATTTAATTATGAAAATATATTTTGATAGTGGTGAATCATTACATTATGTTGATTCGAGAATGTTTGGCACTTTTCATTTAAGAAATTATGAAAATTACAGAAAAATTCTACCGCTATCAAAAGTTGCTATGGAACCATCTAAAAATTTAGCGAGTGAAGTTTTTAAAAAAATTCATCACTCTTCAACACCAATTAAAACCAAATTATTAGACCAAAGTATTGTCGCCGGAATTGGAAACATTTATGTTGATGAAGCACTATTTAAATCTAAAATTCATCCAACCACACCCTCTTCACATTTAACAGTTGAACAAATTGCCAACATTTTAGAAAATGCTAGGACCATTATGGATGAAAGTTTTAGAAAAGGGGGAACGACACTATTCTCCTATGAAAGTCTTAACAAACAAATCGGTGAATACCAAAACTTTTTAAGAATTCATAATGATAAAATCAAAAAATGTCTTGAATGTGGAAATGCAACTGAAAAAATTAAAGTAAATCAACGTGGTACATATTCATGTCCTAATTGTCAAAAGGTATATTAA
- a CDS encoding DHH family phosphoesterase produces MAKNTWEIALKAIQDHANIFIFHHIRPDGDCLGSQFGLRELIKSNFPEKNVFVLGENKELFPFMIWDFDKFEDIDKKYLNNSLGIVVDANDSIRIQFSNLILEKHFTHMLRIDHHPNDPDIAYDYTWEDATYAASAEQIAYIAMMANLKISLPTARYLYLGINTDSNRFMYDYVQKRTFDVVSYLHNAEGFKVWDINFPLSIREEKKVKFNAYVLYNYKKEDNVIYFHVTKKMLEKFNLSPTEASDVGILSNIGDCKVWVLFIDQPDGSIRARVRSNKIWINHVCQRFAPGGGHELAAGATCKNSRDIRNLINELKAEVKKYD; encoded by the coding sequence ATGGCAAAAAATACATGAGAAATTGCGCTTAAAGCAATTCAAGATCATGCTAATATTTTTATTTTTCATCACATTCGACCTGATGGTGATTGTTTGGGTTCACAGTTTGGGTTAAGGGAGCTAATTAAAAGCAATTTTCCTGAAAAAAATGTGTTTGTTTTGGGAGAAAATAAAGAACTCTTTCCATTTATGATTTGAGATTTTGATAAATTTGAAGATATTGATAAAAAATATCTTAATAATTCACTTGGGATCGTGGTGGATGCAAATGATTCAATTCGTATTCAATTTTCAAATCTTATTTTAGAAAAACATTTTACTCATATGCTACGTATTGATCATCATCCAAATGATCCGGATATTGCATATGATTATACTTGAGAAGATGCAACCTATGCTGCGAGTGCTGAACAAATTGCTTATATTGCTATGATGGCAAATTTAAAAATTTCTCTGCCAACTGCAAGATATTTATATTTAGGAATTAATACTGACTCAAACCGTTTTATGTATGATTATGTTCAAAAACGTACTTTTGATGTTGTTTCATATCTACACAATGCCGAAGGATTTAAGGTTTGAGATATAAACTTTCCACTATCAATTAGAGAAGAGAAAAAAGTAAAGTTCAATGCTTATGTACTTTACAATTATAAAAAAGAAGACAATGTTATTTATTTTCACGTTACTAAAAAAATGCTTGAAAAGTTTAATCTAAGTCCAACTGAAGCTAGCGACGTAGGCATTTTATCTAATATTGGTGACTGTAAGGTTTGAGTGCTATTTATTGATCAACCTGATGGCAGCATTAGAGCAAGAGTTAGAAGTAATAAAATTTGAATCAATCACGTTTGTCAAAGATTTGCCCCTGGCGGTGGTCATGAACTCGCAGCTGGAGCAACATGTAAAAATAGTCGAGATATTCGTAATTTAATTAATGAACTAAAGGCAGAGGTTAAAAAATATGATTAG